The following are from one region of the Vitis riparia cultivar Riparia Gloire de Montpellier isolate 1030 chromosome 14, EGFV_Vit.rip_1.0, whole genome shotgun sequence genome:
- the LOC117930473 gene encoding uncharacterized protein LOC117930473, which produces MPFEEFTKKILEKFDISFDVMKMHYTLKFNPRVIQDLEDEDDLDDVVSHSDDFANVYLVDLPYVEAIEANISNTELAIGGPPATFPSSNASCDAIPNTMMLSRGFASRCADTQDECSSKVKVSSKRGVVVVEDVFRTTPNYLPCQICKDFERGHGVHLTYNQAWHLKEKAKERIYGAPRESYMFVPWLCYRLREINPNTIAEYTSHEGHFMQLFIAHAFSIQGFIMGCRLVLAIDSCHLSGPYKGAISSAIAYDADDGMFPLALGVVSSENYENWYWFLEKLKRVLDGKEVVIISDRHQGILVVFPSCLGQEIMHIVINM; this is translated from the exons ATGCCATTTGAAGAATTCACCAAAAAAATCTTAGAGAAATTCGACATCTCCTTTGATGTGATGAAGATGCATTACACCCTTAAGTTCAACCCCAGAGTcatccaagatttagaagatgagGATGACTTGGATGACGTGGTTTCCCATAGTGATGACTTTGCAAATGTATACCTAGTAGACTTACCCTATGTGGAAGCCATTGAAGCAAATATATCGAATACAGAGTTGGCAATTGG AGGTCCACCTGCGACGTTTCCTTCCTCTAATGCATCATGTGATGCAATTCCTAATACTATGATGCTATCAAGAGGTTTTGCGTCGCGTTGTGCAGATA ctCAGGATGAGTGTTCATCTAAGGTCAAGGTTTCTTCAAAGAGAGGCGTAGTTGTTGTTGAAGATGTGTTTAGAACCACTCCAAACTATCTTCCCTGTCAAATTTGTAAGGATTTTGAACGTGGTCATGGAGTTCACTTGACATATAACCAGGCATGGcaccttaaagagaaggcaaaagAGCGCATATATGGAGCTCCACGTGAGTCCTACATGTTTGTCCCTTGGTTATGCTATAGGCTAAGGGAAATCAACCCCAACACAATTGCGGAGTACACTTCCCATGAAGGTCACTTCATGCAATTGTTCATTGCCcatgcattttcaattcaagggttcATCATGGGGTGTCGACTAGTATTGGCTATCGATTCTTGCCATCTAAGCGGACCATATAAGGGAGCTATTTCGTCCGCCATTGCATATGATGCAGATGATGGAATGTTCCCTTTAGCCCTTGGTGTGGTCAGTTCAGAAAATTATGAGAACTGGTATTGGTTTTTGGAGAAATTAAAGAGGGTCTTAGATGGTAAAGAAGTTGTTATTATATCAGATAGACATCAGGGAATCTTGGTAGTGTTTCCGAGTTGTTTGGGACAGGAAATCATGCATATTGTTATCAACATGTGA